In Calothrix sp. PCC 7507, one DNA window encodes the following:
- a CDS encoding glycosyl hydrolase family 8 yields the protein MRYLPKVAIIASLINLYACVSGYSVDPKTLNNQTPVPNVTTPGSGENLSVFLAALPQSTPNRDLLAESWDSYRRRFIQSDGRVIDFEASDRSTSEGQAYAMLRSVLIDDPETFAKTLKWSENNLFRQQNGKRTDSLWAWKWGKKPDGNWGVIDSNFASDGDIDAITALILASRRWNRPEYLELAKTKLQDLWNLSSAPGYGGKRYLLPGPKAAFIPNESTLYLNPSYLAPYAFRIFAQVDPAREWLSLVDTSYEILENSTRLSTVGLPSDWVALDIKTGQFQIVPQSSNLQSLYSFDAYRVWWRLSLDAAWFNSPQARRYLQQSTQHLQKLWTQQSRLPARIDLQGKPLVDYEATSQYAMFYAAMRLVKPALAQELLLKKLLPQYKQGIWGDDSAYYTQNLAWLGLLPPDSLPIQLIQVN from the coding sequence ATGCGGTATCTCCCAAAAGTGGCGATTATTGCCAGCCTGATCAATCTCTATGCATGTGTTTCTGGTTATTCAGTCGATCCTAAAACACTGAATAATCAGACTCCCGTACCAAACGTCACTACTCCTGGTAGTGGTGAAAATTTGTCGGTATTTTTGGCGGCTCTACCCCAATCTACCCCAAATCGGGACTTACTAGCCGAAAGCTGGGACAGCTACCGACGGAGATTTATCCAAAGTGATGGGCGGGTAATTGACTTTGAAGCGAGCGATCGCTCAACTAGTGAAGGTCAAGCCTATGCCATGCTGCGTTCTGTACTTATTGATGACCCCGAAACTTTTGCCAAAACTTTAAAGTGGTCTGAAAATAATCTCTTTCGACAACAGAATGGCAAACGCACAGACAGTCTATGGGCTTGGAAATGGGGAAAAAAGCCAGATGGTAATTGGGGTGTCATCGATAGCAACTTCGCTAGCGATGGTGATATCGATGCGATTACTGCCCTGATTTTGGCTTCACGCCGCTGGAATCGTCCTGAATACTTGGAATTGGCAAAAACAAAACTACAGGATTTATGGAACCTTTCCAGCGCCCCAGGATACGGAGGTAAGCGCTATCTTCTACCAGGACCGAAAGCAGCATTTATTCCTAATGAATCCACCCTTTACCTCAATCCCTCATATCTCGCACCTTATGCTTTTCGCATATTTGCACAAGTTGATCCCGCCCGTGAATGGTTGAGTTTAGTTGATACCAGTTACGAAATCCTGGAAAATTCGACGCGGCTTTCTACCGTTGGTTTGCCTAGTGATTGGGTGGCTCTAGATATCAAAACTGGTCAATTCCAAATCGTCCCCCAATCAAGCAATCTTCAGAGCTTGTATAGCTTTGACGCTTATCGAGTTTGGTGGCGTTTATCACTTGATGCCGCCTGGTTCAATTCACCACAAGCGCGGCGTTATTTGCAGCAATCGACTCAGCATCTACAAAAATTGTGGACTCAACAATCACGTTTACCAGCACGGATCGATCTCCAAGGAAAACCATTAGTAGATTATGAAGCCACATCTCAATATGCCATGTTCTATGCTGCTATGCGGTTAGTAAAACCAGCTTTAGCACAAGAACTGCTGCTAAAAAAATTACTCCCTCAATACAAACAAGGAATATGGGGTGATGACTCAGCTTATTACACCCAAAATTTAGCTTGGTTAGGGTTACTACCTCCAGACTCATTGCCCATTCAACTCATACAAGTTAATTAG